The genomic interval TTTTGGTCCCCACCTAAAAGCTGTTATCAGTAACAATCCATTTCCCCACAAGTTACGCGATTTTaacatattatattattcaatttcCAAATCCTGACCCacctttaaaattttccagCTAAATTTGAAAGCAATGTCATGCTAACACACGTCATTGTCATAAAagagagaatatatatatatataaaagctGACGCTAAGTTACGTTAATTTTCATAGCAATAGTACTCGATTCTACTAGTGATACTGTTACTATAAAAGATACTGTTATTGTAAAAGAACCGTAAGTTACCTTCGTATATATGTAACTAAAGACctcccatatatatatatatatatatatatatatgtataatatttttaaatcaaatcgtataattttaaaaaaattaatttttaatacgaattaatttttaatattattaaactgtataattttataatttattaaaaaataaacctaTTAAACCTCACAACTTAAGCGTGCGtgcattaagaaaaaaatgaaagtatcAAATAATCTCAATAAGCTCGAAACAAAAATAGTAACTTACCATgctatgctttttttttttttccctcctcTTTCTTTATGGATATTCCATCAATGTGTTAGATTATACAAATGTTGAGTTCTCGAATGAATGAGTAGAAtacaataaaagaaacaattgccaaaatgaaagagaaatgtttttctcttcttcttcaagctaATAGTCCGCGCAAATTGATCTCTATATACAGAAGCCCCTCTCTTTCTCCTGGGGGGCAGGGGGCCTCAATGGAATCAAATTCGACACTTTAGTTGATTATTGATAATTACAtctcaattttcatttgagttGTAGCCATTGAGCCTGAACAGTCCAAAACCACCAAACATACATTATTGCATCTACTAAACATTTTGAACTCATACTGAGTTTACATCAAGTTACTTTTGCCTACCATTTAAGCTCCGTGGCTGATTCTGGTTAAAACCCATTTGAACTAGGCTTTGAAGGTCGTCATCCCACAATGATGGAACCTGAAATATAATGCAACCAACAAGAAGCACTAGGATCACGGTCATGATTAAACAAGAAACAAATTCAGTAATTACATAACTCATCTCTAAATTACCCGAGGACCAACTTCACCATGTCCATTAATGGGGGGCAATTGAATGTTGTGATTTCGATGCAATGAAGAGTTTAATGCATTGATTGAGAATTGGTTCTctgcattattatttatgcCACTACTAGTTAGATGTGACCCTTGCTGGGGCTGATATCTGGAAGGGAATGTTTGCACTGAGCAATCCCCTGGGTAAAGGCTATGTTGCACATATCCACATGACTGAAACAGCTGCAATGCACCAGTAtacaattcaaataaatatgggtcctaaaatgaaagaaatgaataaGCATAACTTACATCTTTTGACAAAAGAGCTTCCATGTTTAAATCCATCCGTGGATTTACAGTAGCCAACTTCATTGAGAGAAACTGTGagcaaaatttaataaattttagcaACAAcacaactaaaaagaaaagggccAGATCCAGAACTTGTGGAAATTCGATTTTACCTCAACCTGGCGCTGCAATGACTGCACATAGTTAATGATTTCATCAAGCATAACTGCTTTCCCTGTGACCTGTGACAAATAGTAAAACCtcaatttagaaattattctgACTTTAGTTTTAGTTAGAACTGTACTTTTCAAGTATTCatacacataattaattaagcaccTTATTACAGCCGGGAACAAGATCCTGAAGAAACTTCATTCTTTCACTGATCTTCTCTCTACGGACCTGAATGAAACATTCAAAACACACAACATATGAAtgcaaatcaaaatattatagttgaaaaatattattattgttaacatATCATTACAATTACCAAATATTAAATAGCTTACTCTTTCAGCAAGACTATGGCTATCAGTTGCTTGACCCCTTCTTGCTCTGACATGAATATAGTCCTTTGGCGGCTCCACCGGCTTTGAATTGTCCTTGGTCTTGCTGCTATCACTCTTATTTTCATCTTGTTTGCTTCTCATTGAATTAGAATCTTCAGGATTTTCTGCTACAACCtggaaaggaaaaagaaaataattctcTCTTTAGTTTAccgtaaaagaaaaaaaaaaactgaaaaaactATTTGAAAAACAGGATTGTATTAACACATTACCTTGGGATCATTAGTTGGTGGGGTTTCTTTAGCTTTTGGTCTTTGaatggattttctttttctgggGTTGGAATCAGTAACAGTTTGAGATGTGATCTGTTCTGACAATGAAGAACCCTCCTTGGAATCAGCATTATTATTACTCTCTGGGGTTGAAGACCTTGAGACCCTCAATTTCTTACTATCAGAAGCAGAAACAGAAGAATTCATATTCATTTGAGATCCTGCAAAGCAAGAAAGCCTTGCAGCCCTTTCAGCAAATCCAGGGTCAGCAGCAGGAATTGGCAAATTGTTGCTGCTCTTGCTTCCTCTGATCATTGAAAGATTAAGCTTGGGTAATGGTGGTGAATTCAATGGAGTGCTGTAACAACAAGTGTTGCTGTTGTTATTGTTCTGGGCTTGTATGTAAGATTGAGGCAAAACTTCACCAGAATTGCAAATACTTCCAAGTCTTCCAATCAATTCTCTGATCATAACATTatctccaccaccaccagcaGGAATTATAACACTACAAGTGGTAGGGGCATTGGATGCTGCAGGAGAAGAAACAATTGAGCTCAAAGCTGCTTCAAAGGGATCGCTCTGATCCATTGAATAATCCCAATTGGGATTCAAACAACAGTTAGTTATAACTTTTTCTGAGCTAAAATTGCAAGAGCTCCAGGTCGGTGGTGTTGAATTCACACCTTCATTCATAAGCAAATCTTCCTTCTCCATAACAACAATCAAGAATCAACAATTGTCTTTTAACAGGTTACTAGGGCCTGGTTTGTTTGAGAATATGTAAGAAAAGCAAAGGTAGCAAGTGAAAGTAGAAATGAACCAAAGTTTAAAAAGCAAATGGACTGATAATGGCAATGATGGGGATATGCTTCttaagtgaagaagaagaaagaaaagttgaaaaagaaagacaaTGTGTGAGTGAAAAATGAGGAAAGTAGAGAGGAAGCAAGAAAGATAAAGAGAAACCAAATGTCTGTTTGACcctttttttccatttttctttttctttttctttttaaatgaaattattattattattattattattattattattattattattattttgttgaccTACTTACGacaaatacaataattaaaacattacAGAAATCTCTGCCTAAAACTGCGTAATAGACAGtgtagaaagaagaagaaaggtaTAATGCCGGGCCTTAAACGTCAAACTAACCAATCtttcctctctctttctccaaATTTATGTTTCAACCTATTATcgttcaaataaaataaataaataaataaatacccaCAAAAATTGAGCAGTTTCCTTGCTTGTATTCTATAATTTTAAGGTctcaatttttcattatctatAATAATAGTTTTGATTTTAGTAATAATGTTATCGTTACATGTCATAAATATTCGGTATCACATATTGCgcaaatatataaattgtgtatatagaacaaaaaaatgttAGTGGCAAGGAAAACTTTGGTACAGATATTGAAAAAcataaatgatattatttagaaatgCTCCATCATAGTCACTcccaaacttttttatttcttcaatatGAGATTATAGTTATTGGTTGTAGTCCAATGGGGAGCGGGTGCTTTCATCACTTGTAACTCCTATAggactcttttatttttatacaaaattgtAGAACATGAGcaaattgtttaaattaaaagaaatagattTTCGATTTAACTtcaattgatttcttttattagtATCATTTATTCAGTCTAGatcaaactaatttttttcccactcaTATCAgtaaaattcaatattataattttttttaaaatactaaagatcttattatttcaattaattgacACCCACAggtttgtaataaatttttaaactgtaatataaatatatttatttaaagtcaCAATAGACCAAAATGATAACATATCGTAAATTTTAACCATTAGAAAAATGTGAAATTTGTATGGGAAAGATGAAGGTTCTGGGTGGTTTTGGTTGGtcaaaacaataataagaTTGTAGCCTGGCCACCTGCTCATTGTCATATCGCTACACACATGTATTAATCACCAAATGATTAAGTGACGGAGGAAAACGCTAGTCAccctcattttaattttattatattaatgataattaaatattataattcgTGTTGGAGaaagattttgaatttattgtaatGTCAAGACTCAAGAGACACAGAGTGTGGACAGATCCAAACATACTATTGTTTAAACTTTTTGATCCAGCTTTCGAtctgtctttctttttttttttctttttttttttccaataactCTAACGCAACagtaaacaaagaaattaaaatattctttcccATTTTATGTTAGCGAGTGTGGCCGAGGAAAACTCTTTTCACAGCTGAAGGCAATATTTAATGTCGcttatttctttcaaatttttattttaaaatttttgaaataatttttaattttattaaaattgttgatgtgTCGTTTACTATGACTtctatattctttttttttttcttaatctaGTGCCTTATCTTTAAGTTGTAATCATTTTATGTTATAGGGTGTTCGCGGACTCGTCCACCATTTTATTGTGAATTATCgattttcaatccaattcactaataaggaattcaaactttaaattttgtataatttatagaagtaattttgtttttcatcccATAGAAATTTGAGTTACACTTatcaaaacaatttctttttttttttcatattgatGATAACTCAACTCTTTTCGTACATGGAGTTTGAAACGCAAATTTCTCATATTACTACAACATAATttaatagttattttaattaatacccACAATATAAAATggtagatgatgatgatttacATGTTATCTTATATTTATACCCTAAATTAAATGGAtccactaaataaaaaataaaatcaggagtttaagtaaaaaaattgatctttCAAAGTTTATCTCTATAAAATTTGGGATCAGGCTACGGTGCAACTATGGCACCGTACTACAGTTGcatccagccgttggatgcacTTAAATTGGTGGGATCCACTGGCATCCAACGGttggatgcaactgtggcacggtaccacagttgcacctaaGGTTTCTCTAAAATTTGAGCCCTTTAAGATTTTAACCCTGCCCCCTACTTCAAAGCACTCTGAAGCATAACCATAACTTAACTATCtttcttaaatttcttgaATTCATTATCTTGTTTTCCATTGCCGGTTATTAACTATAGAGGAGTCCATCCGCGTTAATTTAACCATTTACTGATGAATGAGATACACATGCACATGTAGTAGTTAAAGAGAAATGATACAAAAGATATGCATGCATCAAcacaaaaaacaagaaaacacaAAGCATTATCGATGAGTCTTGCAATTTCTCCTACCCTCTTTactattttacaaatttccaTTGCGGCAGCTGGCAGACCAGTGACCACTCCTCACCACCGCCCACCATTTCTTCACCGGCTCCCTTCgctatgtttatatttttaattaatctgaTCTACTTTAAAAGTATACATATAAAACTTTACAGTTTGGAACtcattctttcttcttctgaattttactttagttaaaataaaatatcaatatactATAATTTCTTCGGttcaaaaatcttattattactaatattatatGAGTACATCAATGATTTAAACTAAAACTTAACTCATTAGTTTGTTGTTTTTATAGTACTGTCTCTGCTAATAGAACTTGGATTCGAAATCATCACTTTTTCATTTACAGagcaattaatatatatatatatatatatatatatatatatagcaaagCGAAACAAACTCTTGTTACAAATCctaaaaataagagttgttGAAACTAAGCTAGCTAATCTTCGGAATCAGTTTTAAACAATATACAAACAGAagaattattcaaaataaaatcccGATTGTCAAGGAGATGCAAATTTTCTGTCATGCCCCCTCAAGATGGAGCTCGGGAGAGAATTCCAATCTTGAGTTTTAGTTGTAAAAACAGTTGACATGGAAGAGGCTTTGTGAGTGCATCCGTTATTTGGTCTACTAAAGAAATATGGGCGACACGAAGAGCACCAGCTTGCACTTGATCACGAATAAAATGGAAGTCAATAGCAACATGTTTCATTCTTGAATGGAAGACTAGATTTGAACATAATTGATTGGCCCCAATGTTATCACAATAAATTATTGGACAGCAAGAGAGCACAATACCAAGATCTGAAAGTAGATAGCAAATCCACTTAATTTTAGCAGCAATATTAGCAATAGAGCGATATTCGGCCTCGGTGGATAATCTAGCAATGGTCCTCTGCTTTTTATCCAAGAAACGAGATTTCTGCCAAGATAAACTACATAAGCACCTGTAGATGAGAAAGTATCTCTGTCCCCTGCCCAATCCGCATTAGAAAATACATGCAGACTAAGAGAAGAGTCACGATAGATTTTTAAGCCATCATTCACGGTGCCAACCAAATAACGGAGAAGACGCTTAACATAAGACCAATGCTCAGTGCTTGGGCAATGCATGTATTAAGACCATTTGTTAACAGCAAAGGCAATGTCGGGTCTCGTAAGAAGTAAATATTGAAGGCTGCCCATGACTGTTCTATATTGAGAAGGATCCAGTAAAGATGAACTCGATTGTACAGTAAGAGAAGGACTGGTTGGCATTGGAGTGAGAACAAGTTTCACTTCATGCATTTGAACTTGAGTTAAGAGATCTTGAATGTAGCATTTTTTAGAGAGTAGCAAACCATTTTTGTTATGGACCACTTCAACACCGAGAAAGTAAGTTAACATGCCAAGATCCTGTATGGAGAATCGATGAGCAAGATCGGTCACAAAACGATCTATCACAGCAGCGTCATTACCCGTGATGAttatgtcatcaacataaacaAGGAGATACAAAATATGGCCATTAACATTAAAGACAAACAGAGAAGCATCAGCATACGAATTCTTGAAACCagatgacaaaagaaaattttttaagttcatGATACCATGCCCGCAAAGCTTGTTTCAGGCCATAGATAGCTTTTCTGAGTTTGCATACATGGGTTGGGTTGTCTTTATCTATAAAACCTGGTGGCTGAGATATGTATACATTTTCCAATATATTACCTTGAAGAAAGGCATTGTTTACGTCTAGTTTCCGTAAAGACCAACTGTAACTTATAGAGATAGCAAGTACAATTCGAATGGTGGTTGGTTCAACCACAGGGTTGAATGTATCCGTTTAATCTATTCCTAGTCGTTGATGAAAGCCTTTTGCAACCAAACGAGCCTTGAACCTGTCAATAGAACCATCAGACTTGTGTTTAGTTCGAAAAAtacatctaattaaattttgacttGTATCAGGTGGTACCAACTCCCATGTTCTATTATTGACCAATGCATCACACTCCTCAGACATAGCACGACGCCATTTATGATCTTTGAGGGCTTGAGTGATAGAGGTTGGTTCAAGGTCAAAGGATTTGGTTAATTAGGTATGAaggttcatttttttttaaaggtttaTGGATGTTGTTCTTAGCTTGGGTGGTCATTTGATGGGTTAGGTGTGTGGTGGACTGTTGGGTAGTGTTGGGAAGGATAATCTTAGACAAATGAGGTGAAGGTGTAGGTGAAGGTGAGGAAGTTGGTGATGAAACTTTGTTGGGAAATTGTTGAGGAGCATGTACTGTAGATGATGAATCGAGTGGCTCTTGCTGGGGTAAGACAGAGACACGAATTGGTGGGGAAATCCAAGTAGTGATAGAGGTGGATTGGGGACGAGGTAATTGTTGGGATAGATTGGTGAAAGGAAATAAAGTTTCAATAAATTTGACATGGCgagaaacataaattttagaggTAGAGGGATCAAGACAATAGTAAGCACTTTGAGTTAAAGAGTATCCTAGAAAGACACATGGTTTCGAACGAGACTCTAGTTTGTGAGATGTATATGGTCTAAGCCATGGGTAACAGAGACAAccaaatattttgagtttggAGTAATTAGGGGTGgtcccaaaaatattttcatatggAGAAGAAAGATGAAGGGTAAGGGTTGGCATACGATTAATTAAGTAGACTGTTGTGGCAAATGCATATGGCCAATAAGTTAAAGGAATAGATGCATGATATAGTAATGCTAAGCCTGTTTCAACAATGTGAAGATGTCTTCTTTCAGAAAAGCTATTATGTTTAGGTGTATGGGGTGGGGTAGTGAGATGAGAAATTCCATTGGATGAGAGAGAAATGGTAAGGGCTTTGTATTCTCCAccattatcaaaatatattgtttttatgtttgtttcaaaaaacttttcaacaatGGTTTTAAATCTTATGAAAATTTGTAAGACTTCAGATTTTTGTTTAATGGGGTAAAACCATATATATCTAGTgaagtgataaaaaaaaattacataatatttaaaaccATCTGTTGAAAGTATAGGTGAAGTCCAAACATCTGAAAATATAGTCTCGAGAGGTTGAGTAGAGACAATGGTGGATTTGGAGAATGACAATTTATGACTTTTATTGTAGAGACAAGCATTACAAGAAAAATCAGCTAACACAGAAGAACCTGAGCCAAGATTATTGCTGGGCATAATGTGtttcaaaatagaaaaagttgGATGACCTAGTCTACGATGCCACTCAGATGCAGAGGTTTTCGTGCTGGAAAATGCAATACGCGGAGGGAATGTTGGCCACTCATAGACACCATCTTTAGTTTTGCCCGTCAGAAGTATTGTCCCCATACGAAGTTCCTTCACATGAAAAGCAGACGGTAAGAACTCAATTGAAACTTTGTTTTGTTACAGAATTGAGaaattcatattaatttttttttcatgtcaGGAACACATAAAACATTGTttaaatgaaaagtatttTTAGAGGTGGCTAGATAGGTGGAACCAATATGAGTTATTGGAAGACTTGAGCCATCGCTGATCATGATGTCGCCTGAGCCATTATAAGGAGTATGCATTGAGAGATTGGTGAGGTCAGATGTTACATAATAAGAGGCACCACTATCCAAGAGCCAAGGTGGAGTTGAAGTGGTGGAACTTGCAGTATAATTTGCCTTGGTTGCCATGGTGTGGTAGGAGTGGGAGCTGAAGCATTTGAGTTGGTGGTTGGCTGAATTGGTATTAGTTTAACTGAGGGGCATCGctttgcagtatgaccttgTATCCTACAAATCTGACAGTATCCCAAATAAGGACGAGGAGGTCTATTTCCGGCATTGGACATGGATGCGCCATTGCTTGATGATGAGGAAcgattattattgttattagaGGGCCGCCATGGGGTGTTATTCACACTTGGGTTTGATAGACGCCATGTTGTTGTGTTTCTGTTGGTTGGATTTGCTGAAGTAAGAAAATAAGAGGGTTCTAGTTTATTTGGCAGCAAGGAAGCTTCAAAATTAAGCAGCTTTTCATGAAGTTCTTCAAAGATTATTGAGGTATCTCTAGCCTAAACAGCACGAGCTAGTTCCTTATAGTCGTCGCTGAGTCCGTCAAGTATTTTTTTCCGTGAGATCCTCTGCTTCAAGAGGTGCTCCAAGAAGAACAAGTTCATCAGCCCATGCTTTTATAGTTTGCAAAAATTCAGTCACACTTTCAGAAccttttgtaattttctttaagtGGCTTTTGACCTGGTTGATGCGTCCACAACTTGGCTTGGCATATGTGTTAGCCAAATATTCCATGCTTCACGAGAAGTTTTTGCTTGAGCATTGAAGGGTATGATGGTTGGGGAAAGGGAGCCAATGATTGCATTCAGAATTAGTTGATCTTGTCGAACCCAGATGATATAATTTGGATTAGGTATTGTGGTGTTATTTTGGTTGAGGGTGGCTGGTGGACATGGTTTAGATCCATCAATATAGCTTAGTAGATCATATCCAATGAATAGGGTGTGAAATTGCATTTTCCAGGAGATGTAGTTGCTAGAGGTGAGTTTTAGAGGTGTTTGGGCAGCTACGTTAATGGTGATGAGGGTATTGTTGGGTTCATTAGTGTTTTGGATGGGAGGAGGAATGGGATTTGTAGTCATGGCTGCTGagagaaataaaacaagaaggagagagaaaaaaaaattggatcgGCTATCTTTGGAGATGCTCTGATACGATGATAGAATTTGGATTCGAAATCATCACGTTTTCATTTACAGagcaattaatatatacagCAAAGCGAAACAAACTCTTGTTACAGGTCctaaaaataagagttgttGAAACTAAGCTAACTAATCTTCAGAATCAGTTTTAAACAATATACAAATAGAagaattattcaaaataaaatcttgatTGTCAAGGAGATGCAAATCTTCTGTCATTTGCTTTGCAtgctttgtttgtttttataacataatcttTGCTTAGCCAAAATTATGGTTTTGTTGCATAATATTAGAGATTTGAACTTAttatgagagagaaaaagttGCTCacactttcaaaattttcttaaatggtCATATAGACCgtcttaa from Citrus sinensis cultivar Valencia sweet orange chromosome 9, DVS_A1.0, whole genome shotgun sequence carries:
- the LOC102618495 gene encoding transcription factor bHLH62 codes for the protein MEKEDLLMNEGVNSTPPTWSSCNFSSEKVITNCCLNPNWDYSMDQSDPFEAALSSIVSSPAASNAPTTCSVIIPAGGGGDNVMIRELIGRLGSICNSGEVLPQSYIQAQNNNNSNTCCYSTPLNSPPLPKLNLSMIRGSKSSNNLPIPAADPGFAERAARLSCFAGSQMNMNSSVSASDSKKLRVSRSSTPESNNNADSKEGSSLSEQITSQTVTDSNPRKRKSIQRPKAKETPPTNDPKVVAENPEDSNSMRSKQDENKSDSSKTKDNSKPVEPPKDYIHVRARRGQATDSHSLAERVRREKISERMKFLQDLVPGCNKVTGKAVMLDEIINYVQSLQRQVEFLSMKLATVNPRMDLNMEALLSKDLFQSCGYVQHSLYPGDCSVQTFPSRYQPQQGSHLTSSGINNNAENQFSINALNSSLHRNHNIQLPPINGHGEVGPRVPSLWDDDLQSLVQMGFNQNQPRSLNGSMATTQMKIEM